AATGAAGATTCAATGCGATCGAAAACTCAGCAAGCGAATGTTGATTCTGAGTTTTGCCAGGGCCACACATTGATCGCTACTGGTTGAATGGCGTGTTTACCCTTTAATCCTCACTGGAATGCCGCTGATCATCAACACAACCTGTGTGGCTTTGGCGGCTACGTATTGATTGGCCCAGCCCTGCAAATCAGTGAACTTGCGCCCCATATCCGTATCAGCATGAACGCCCATCCCCAGCTCATTTGTGACGATGATGAACGTGCCTGGTATCTGCTCGATCGTGTCGATCTCTGTTTGCAGTTCTTGCAACGCCCCGTCCACATCTTCCCCACCATCGAGGAAAAAGTTTGTTAGCCAGAGCGTAATGCAATCAATCACCACCACCCGATCGGAGAGCGGCAACTGACTCACTGCCTTCTCTGTTTCAAAATTCGTCCAAGCCGCACCGCGCTCATCTTTGTGGCGCTGGATGCGATCGCCAAAGTCACCACCCCAATTGCGGGCTGTCGCCACATACACCGGCTGGTCGGATAACTCCAGCGCTAAGTTTTGGGCATAGTGACTTTTCCCACTCCGTGCGCCGCCAGTTACAAGAATCAACATCTGCTCCACCCACTACCCATACCGACATTTCGGGGATCGCCCGAACCTGAAGTACTGTAGCAGAAGGGGCCGGTCTCAATCCGCGGTACTATAGAGAGCATAAATCGCGCTCGATACATTCTAAGTCGCGATTCAACCCTTTGGCCTCACAGCAAGGCTAGGAGCAGATAATGCATCCAATCTACGAAATCCCACCACCTATTGGTTATAATCCCGCTCCCCAAGGCATTGCACCTCCGGTTGGTGGTGTTAGCGGCAATCAAATCGTTCCCCCCATTGGTGCTTCCTCCGTGGGTAACGTCTCCCAAGCCCCGATCGGCGGCGTTGATGCTTGTGCTCGCATCGAGCCGCCGACGGGTTCTGAGATGGACGTGATGATTCCGAGTTATCCGATTACGCCGGCTGTAACGCCGATGGGACAACATCCTGCGACGGTGATTACACCGGCCCTGGGTTCGAGTCCTGCGTCGATCGTGCCGCAAGCTCCCATCACTCCGTCGATCGGCGGCCCGCAGCATCACCATGGCTACCTCGCAACCGATGCAGACTAAACAGACGGAGCCTAAATAGGCCAGTGGCTCTAGAAATTTCTTGCTTAACGATCGAGCTTACCCATGCTACGATTAGAAACTGCTGTAAATTACAAAAAAGCGACCAAATATGGCATTGTTGCAAGAGAAAAAACAGGAAATTATTTCCGGCTACCAGACCCACGAAACTGATACTGGGTCGGCGGATGTGCAAATCGCGATGCTAACGGAGAAAATCTCCCGGCTGAGCTTGCACTTGCGGACAAACAAGAAAGACCACGCATCACGTCAAGG
The DNA window shown above is from Romeriopsis navalis LEGE 11480 and carries:
- a CDS encoding bifunctional adenosylcobinamide kinase/adenosylcobinamide-phosphate guanylyltransferase, producing MLILVTGGARSGKSHYAQNLALELSDQPVYVATARNWGGDFGDRIQRHKDERGAAWTNFETEKAVSQLPLSDRVVVIDCITLWLTNFFLDGGEDVDGALQELQTEIDTIEQIPGTFIIVTNELGMGVHADTDMGRKFTDLQGWANQYVAAKATQVVLMISGIPVRIKG
- the rpsO gene encoding 30S ribosomal protein S15, which produces MALLQEKKQEIISGYQTHETDTGSADVQIAMLTEKISRLSLHLRTNKKDHASRQGLLRMISSRKRLLAYVLKHDPERYRSLVTRLGLRG